In Zunongwangia sp. HGR-M22, the sequence TTAGAAAGTTTGATGATCCTACGATACCATTTACGCAGCCAGATCAAACCTCGCAAGGAGAAAGAGACATGGTTATAATGCGTTCAGGTGAAGCTTATCTATTTGCTGCAGAAGCTTATTTGCAACTAAACGATAAATCTACAGCTGCAGAACGTTTAAACACAATACGGTCTAGAGCAGGATTGGATTCTTCTTTATCTTCTGAAGATGTGGATATTGATTTGATCCTAGATGAAAGAGCAAGAGAACTTGTTGGAGAAGTAAATCGTTGGATGGATCTAAAACGTACGGGCAAATTAATAGAACGTGTATTAGAACATAATCCGCATGCCGCTTTAAATAACGCTATTCAGGAAAAACATCTTTTAAGACCAATCCCTCAGACAGAGATTGATAATACTGGAGGCTCTATAACCCAAAATCCTGGTTACTAATATTGTAATCTATAAAAGCAGGCAGTAATGCCTGCTTTTATTTTAAAAAAAGAATTATTATATAAGTTTAATACATTGGTACCCCAATACTTTTGAATATGAATTTTAAAAATTTCCGGCGTATTCTCACAGTCTGTTTATTACTCTTGTTGCTTTCCTGCAAAGTCAGTAAAACAGAAAAAACAGCTTCAGAAGAATATGTCGATAAAGTTTACCCCTTATTAGATACTGAAAATTCTAGATGGTTTTATTTTAGCTCTGCCAGCAGACCTTTTGGGATGGTTAATCTTAGCCCAGACACCCAGATCGATGGGGCTTGGGGTAGTGGATATCGTTACAATACCGATACTGTTAAGGGATTTAGTCATATACACGCTTGGCAAATGGCCGGACTTTCTATGATGCCAGTTATTGCGAAAGCTGATGACGATAAAATTTTTACTGATTTTTATTCGAAATTCGATCATAAAACTGAAGAAATACATCCAGGATATCACAAACTTTTTTTAGATAGATATCAAATTGAAACTGAATTAACCAGTACTACTCGGGTAGGATTTCATAAATATAACTATCAAAATAGTAATTCTCAGGCTTTATTATTCAATCTCAATACCACTTTAGGACCTTGTGATAATGCAGAAGGTTCGTTGGTTTTAGACAGTGAAAAAGTAGTATCAGGTTCATTTAAAATGACACCTACTAGTAGGCGTCCAAAAGCTTTAATTACTTATTTTAAAGTGCATTTTAATAAACCGGTGGCCTCAATTAAAAAAGATAATAATACCGGAAATTATTTGGTGACTTTTGAAGAGGATGCTGGCGAGTTAATGGCTAAAGTAGGAATTTCATATACTTCACCCGAGAATGCCAATTTAAATATTCAGTCAGAATTAAATCATTGGAATTTCGATAAAGTAGTAAAGGAATCAAGAGACCAATGGAACAAATTGTTAGGAAGAATTCGTGTTGAAGGTGGCGATAAAAAACAACAAAATCGATTTTATACCGATTTGTGGCATGCTTTGCAAGGAAGAAGAATCATTAGTGATTGTAATGGGGATTATCCAGATAATACCGGCGATAATTTTAGAATAGGAAAGCTGCCATTAGATAAGACTGGAAGTCCACTTTTTAATCATTATAATTCAGATTCTTTCTGGGGAGCACAATGGACTATTAATACGTTGTGGGGACTTGTATATCCAGGCATAATGAAAGAATTTATAATGTCCTTATTGCAGTATTACAAAGATGGCGGTTATATTCCAAGAGGACCTTCAGGAGGTAATTACACCCATGTAATGACGGGGGCATCTTCAACTCCCTTTATAGTAAGTGCTATACAAAGAGGATTAATTTCTGAAGACTTAGATAAAATTTACCAGGCATTAAAATTGAACCATATGCCTGGCGGAATTATGGCTAAAGCAGGTTATGAGCATGAAACTTCTATTGGTGGTGGCTTAGATTATTATTTAGATAAAGGCTACGTTCCTTACCCATTGCTCGTACCAGAGGATGAATACGGAATTCATAAAGATGGTTCTAGTATGACTTTAGAATATGCTTATCAAGATTATACGCTAGCCCAACTCGCCAAGAAATTAGAAAAACTGGAGGATTATACTTATTTTACAAAAAGATCGAAAAATTATAAGAATGTCTTTAATAAAAATGTGGGTTGGATGTCTCCTAGAAAAGTGGACGGTAGTTATAGTGACAATTTCGATCCTTATCAATACGAGAATGGTTTTGTAGAAGCGAATGCTGCGCAAGCAACCTGGTTTGTTCCACACGATTTAAAAGGTCTTTCTTTGCTTATGGGAGGAAAAAAGCAAGCAATTTCGAAATTAAACAATCAGTTTATAGAAGCAGAGAAATTAGGTTTTACCTCGGGAACTTCCCACGATGCAGAATTACATCCTGAATATAGTAGAATACCTATTAACTACGGAAATCAACCTTCGATAGAAACCGCCTTTGTTTTTACCAAATTGGGAAATCCTGAATTAACCCAATATTGGTCTAGAAAGATTGTAAATACTGTTTTTTCAGATCTATCTCCATCCAGAGGATATAACGGAGATGAAGATCAGGGATTAATGGGAAGTTTAGCTGTATTAATGAAATTGGGACTTTTTCAGATGAACGGAGGAACAGAGGAAGATCCTGCTTACCAAATAGGGAGTCCAATATTCGACAAAATTACGATCGATTTAAATTCCGATTTTTACGAAGGGAAAGAACTCAGTATCATTTCTAATAACAATTCTGAGAAAAACATTTATATAGAGAGTGCTGAATTTAATAACAGGAAATTAGATTCTCTTGAAATTAAACATAGCGATTTAATAAAGGGTGGAGAAATCAGATTACACATGACGAATTCAAGGCATAAAAAATAATAGAAGAAAATTGAGAATTTTATAAGAATTTAAATAATATTGGTATGCGATATTTTTTTACTTGTTCTGTAATAGTGATGATACTTTTTTTAAGTTGTACTCAAAAAGAAGAGCAACATCACGAAAGCACAGCTGAATACGAATTATTAAAGAGAATACTTCCAGATCATGCCTCTCAATTTAAAGTAATTATTGATAGCACAAGTCAGGATGATTATTTTGAAATCTCTACTTCTGAAGATAAAATTCAGTTGAAAGGAAATAATGGAGTTTCAATTGCTTCTGCTCTCTATTATTACATCAAAAACGTTACTAATGGGCAAATTACTTGGAACGGTGTTAATCTAAATTTACCAGAAGAACTTCCCTTAGTTTCTCAACCTATTTATAAGAAAACACCTTACGATTATCGATATTATCTAAATTATTGCACGTTCAATTACACGATGAGTTGGTGGGATTGGGAGCGATGGGAAAAAGAATTAGACTGGATGGCGCTTCATGGAATCAATATGCCATTAGCCATTACCGGTGAATCTTATATTTGGGATAAAGTATATCGATCTTATGGATTTGAAGATGAAGATTTAGATCCATTTTTTAGCGGCCCTTCTTATTTTTCTTGGTTTTGGATGGGAAATCTAGACGGTTGGGGTGGTCCTTTACCTAAAAGTTGGAAAGAAAGTCACAAAGAACTTCAGCTAAAAATATTAAAAAGAGCACGTGAATTAGGAATGACGCCCGTTTTGCCCGCTTTTACAGGTCACGTCCCAGCATCTTTCAAAAAGGTTTTTCCCAATGCTACTTTAAAACAAACCAATTGGGGCAACGATTTTGAGGATACTTTTATTTTGGATAGTAATGATCCTTTGTTTTCAGAAATTGGTCAACGATTTTTAGAAGTTCAAACAGAGGTTTATGGCACCGATCATCTATACTCAGCCGATACTTTTAACGAAAATACTCCACCGTCTAATGATCCTGAAGATTTAGCCAAACTCAGTAAAAAGGTTTACGAAAGTATGAAGACTGTAGATAAAGATGCGGTTTGGGTAATGCAAGGCTGGCTGTTTTATAGTCATCGTGATTTTTGGCAAGCTCCACAAATAAAAGGCTTGTTGGATGCAGTACCCGATGATTCTATGATTATTCTAGATCTGGCTACAGAAATAGAACCTGTATGGAAAAGAACTGATGCTTTCTACGGAAAACAATGGATTTGGAATATGCTACATAATTTTGGAGGTAATATCACCATGTTTGGTCGTATAGAAACGGTAGCTACTGCTCCGGCTGAAGCATTAAATAGTAAAGACTCTGGGAAACTAAAAGGTTTGGGGCTAACTATGGAGGCGATAGAGCAAAACCCTGTTTTATATGAATTAATGGCCGATAATGTTTGGCGTAATAAACCAATAGATTTAAAAGACTGGTTAAAACAATATACTAAAAATCGCTACGGAAAAGAAGATGAAAAACTTTTACAGGCTTGGGATACTTTAGTAAATACGGCATATAACGGAAAAGTGATTAGAGATGGAGCTGAATCTATAATCGTGGCGCGTCCAACTATGGAAGGCTATAGGCGATGGGCAAGAACAAAACTAAATTATAAACCCGAGGAACTTTTACCGGCTTGGGATAAATTTATTGAAGTAGCCGATAATTATAAGGATTCTGAAGGTTTTAAGTATGATCTTGTAGATCTAACACGGCAGATCTTGGCTAATTATGCCTTACCGTTACAACAACAAATTAGCTACGCCTATCAAAATAATGATAAGGAAGATTTTGACAAGTATAGCAATCAGTTTCTAGATCTTATTCACGGTCTCGATGAATTATTGGCTACTCAAAAGGATTTCTTATTAGGTCCTTGGCTAGCTAGTGCAAGGGAATGGGGAACAGATCCGCAAGAAAAAGCATTGTACGAACAAAATGCCCGCGATCTTATTACGCTTTGGGGAGGAAAAGATAACAGGTTGCACGAATATAGTAATCGACAATGGAGCGGACTTATGGCCGACTTCTATAAGCCCAGATGGGAACAATATTTTAAAGCTGTAAAGAAAGACTGGTCGAAGTTTGATCAGTCACAGTTCGATGAGAAAATCAAAGAATGGGAGTGGAATTGGGTGCAAACGGAAGAAGAATTTCCTACTCAACCATCTGGAAGCGCTATTGGCAAAGCGAAGGAGCTATATAAGAAGTATCGAACTGATATTGTACCGCTAACAGAAAAGATGAAACCGATAGAATATAACTATTAGAAAAAATGCTTTTGAAAAATAAAATATCCAAACGCTTTTTATCGCTCGATGTTTTTAGGGGAATAACGATATGTTTCATGATTATTGTAAATTCCCCAGGAACGGGTGCGCCATTTTATGCTTCATTAACTCATGTAAGTTGGTTTGGATTTTCATTAGCAGATTTGGTTTTTCCTTCTTTTCTTTTTGCCATGGGAAATGCGATGGCATTCTCTATTCCGAAGTTCAAAAATGGCGACTCAAAAATTTTTTGGAAGAAAACGATTAAAAGAAGTTTACTGATTTTCCTGATTGGTTATTTGCTATACTGGTTTCCGTTTTTTGAGTTCGACCAGGAAAATGCATTAGTTTTAAAACCAATATCGCAAACTCGGATAATGGGAGTGTTGCAACGCATCGCTATTTGTTATTTTGTTGTAGCAGTTCTGGTTTATTATTTCAAGAGAAAAACCATAGCAATCATCGCTGTAGCAACATTAATTATTTATTGGATACTATTGTATCTCTTAGGCGAAACCGGCAGGGAGTTAGAAATGGCAACTAATGGTGTTACATGGTTAGATCAAAAGATTCTTGGTGAAGCCCATATGTACAAAAAAGACCGAATAGTTTTTGATCCTGAAGGAATTTTAAGCACGCTGCCTTCCATAGTGAATGTAATTTGTGGTTATTTAGCTGGTGTTTTGATAAGAAAACATGAAAAAACGCATAGAACTGTAGCTGAATTATTAGTTATTGGAGTGATGCTAAT encodes:
- a CDS encoding GH92 family glycosyl hydrolase codes for the protein MNFKNFRRILTVCLLLLLLSCKVSKTEKTASEEYVDKVYPLLDTENSRWFYFSSASRPFGMVNLSPDTQIDGAWGSGYRYNTDTVKGFSHIHAWQMAGLSMMPVIAKADDDKIFTDFYSKFDHKTEEIHPGYHKLFLDRYQIETELTSTTRVGFHKYNYQNSNSQALLFNLNTTLGPCDNAEGSLVLDSEKVVSGSFKMTPTSRRPKALITYFKVHFNKPVASIKKDNNTGNYLVTFEEDAGELMAKVGISYTSPENANLNIQSELNHWNFDKVVKESRDQWNKLLGRIRVEGGDKKQQNRFYTDLWHALQGRRIISDCNGDYPDNTGDNFRIGKLPLDKTGSPLFNHYNSDSFWGAQWTINTLWGLVYPGIMKEFIMSLLQYYKDGGYIPRGPSGGNYTHVMTGASSTPFIVSAIQRGLISEDLDKIYQALKLNHMPGGIMAKAGYEHETSIGGGLDYYLDKGYVPYPLLVPEDEYGIHKDGSSMTLEYAYQDYTLAQLAKKLEKLEDYTYFTKRSKNYKNVFNKNVGWMSPRKVDGSYSDNFDPYQYENGFVEANAAQATWFVPHDLKGLSLLMGGKKQAISKLNNQFIEAEKLGFTSGTSHDAELHPEYSRIPINYGNQPSIETAFVFTKLGNPELTQYWSRKIVNTVFSDLSPSRGYNGDEDQGLMGSLAVLMKLGLFQMNGGTEEDPAYQIGSPIFDKITIDLNSDFYEGKELSIISNNNSEKNIYIESAEFNNRKLDSLEIKHSDLIKGGEIRLHMTNSRHKK
- a CDS encoding alpha-N-acetylglucosaminidase — protein: MRYFFTCSVIVMILFLSCTQKEEQHHESTAEYELLKRILPDHASQFKVIIDSTSQDDYFEISTSEDKIQLKGNNGVSIASALYYYIKNVTNGQITWNGVNLNLPEELPLVSQPIYKKTPYDYRYYLNYCTFNYTMSWWDWERWEKELDWMALHGINMPLAITGESYIWDKVYRSYGFEDEDLDPFFSGPSYFSWFWMGNLDGWGGPLPKSWKESHKELQLKILKRARELGMTPVLPAFTGHVPASFKKVFPNATLKQTNWGNDFEDTFILDSNDPLFSEIGQRFLEVQTEVYGTDHLYSADTFNENTPPSNDPEDLAKLSKKVYESMKTVDKDAVWVMQGWLFYSHRDFWQAPQIKGLLDAVPDDSMIILDLATEIEPVWKRTDAFYGKQWIWNMLHNFGGNITMFGRIETVATAPAEALNSKDSGKLKGLGLTMEAIEQNPVLYELMADNVWRNKPIDLKDWLKQYTKNRYGKEDEKLLQAWDTLVNTAYNGKVIRDGAESIIVARPTMEGYRRWARTKLNYKPEELLPAWDKFIEVADNYKDSEGFKYDLVDLTRQILANYALPLQQQISYAYQNNDKEDFDKYSNQFLDLIHGLDELLATQKDFLLGPWLASAREWGTDPQEKALYEQNARDLITLWGGKDNRLHEYSNRQWSGLMADFYKPRWEQYFKAVKKDWSKFDQSQFDEKIKEWEWNWVQTEEEFPTQPSGSAIGKAKELYKKYRTDIVPLTEKMKPIEYNY
- a CDS encoding acyltransferase family protein; the protein is MIIVNSPGTGAPFYASLTHVSWFGFSLADLVFPSFLFAMGNAMAFSIPKFKNGDSKIFWKKTIKRSLLIFLIGYLLYWFPFFEFDQENALVLKPISQTRIMGVLQRIAICYFVVAVLVYYFKRKTIAIIAVATLIIYWILLYLLGETGRELEMATNGVTWLDQKILGEAHMYKKDRIVFDPEGILSTLPSIVNVICGYLAGVLIRKHEKTHRTVAELLVIGVMLIGLSLFWNEFLPFSKKLWTSSFTLYTVGIDLCIIGFLIFIIELKNIKFGTYFFTVFGKNPLFIYLFSELFFISLCLIHTPSGERVFDWLSQHVFQNIYSGSFGALLTALFIMGVCWLLGWILDKNKIYIKL